The following proteins are co-located in the Natator depressus isolate rNatDep1 chromosome 4, rNatDep2.hap1, whole genome shotgun sequence genome:
- the LOC141985759 gene encoding uncharacterized protein LOC141985759, with product MQSSSAELTMMESQNRKRAPAWTEREVRDLIAVWGEESVLSELRSSFRNAKTFVKISQGMKDRGHNRDPKQCRLKLKKLRQAYQKTREVNGRSGSDPQTCRFYDELHAILGGSATTTSAVLFDSFNGDGGNMEAGFGDEEDDDDDEVVDSSQQASGETSFPDSQELFLTLDLEPVPPEPTFLDLAGGEGTSAACVSMITGSSPSQRLVKIRKKKKRTRDEMFSELMLSSHTDRAQTNAWRQIMSECRKARNDREERWPTEESKWRAEDRAEAQMWWQHDERRQDSMLKLLEDQTSMLRVWLSCSKGSWSTDCHYSPCVTNRPPPQVP from the exons atgcagagctcatcagcagagttgaccatgatggagtcccagaatcgcaaaagagctccagcatggactgaacgggaggtacgggatctgatcgctgtatggggagaggaatccgtgctatcagaactccgttccagttttcgaaatgccaaaacctttgtcaaaatctcccagggcatgaaggacagaggccataacagggacccgaagcagtgccgcttgaaacttaagaagctgaggcaagcctaccagaaaaccagagaggtgaacggccgctccgggtcagacccCCAAActtgccgcttctatgatgagctgcatgccattttagggggttcagccaccactacctcagccgtgttgtttgactccttcaatggagatggaggcaacatggaagcaggttttggggacgaagaagatgatgatgatgatgaggttgtagatagctcacagcaagcaagcggagaaaccagttttcccgacagccaggaactgtttctcaccctggacttggagccagtaccccccgaacccaccttcctggacctggcaggcggagaagggacctccg ctgcatgtgtttcaatgatcacaggatcttctccttcccagaggctagtgaagattagaaagaaaaaaaaacgcactcgtgatgaaatgttctctgagctcatgctgtcctcccacactgacagagcacagacgaatgcgtggaggcaaataatgtcagagtgcaggaaagcacgaaatgaccgggaggagaggtggccgactgaagagagtaagtggcgggctgaagacagggctgaagctcaaatgtggtggcagcatgacgagaggaggcaggattcaatgctgaagctgctggaggatcaaaccagtatgctccgtgtatggttgagctgcagcaaaggcagctggagcacagactgccactacagcccctgtgtaaccaaccgccctcctccccaagttccatag
- the MRPL1 gene encoding large ribosomal subunit protein uL1m isoform X2 — MAAPGRCCLRRLLAQFPRIDQRTSVVPCLGNIQRSIRPYAAAKTAKKGSKDAKQKTSEAEPAKKKNTYRRKLASKPVDDVYLTWLYERPVYDAEVAVDMLKKFQQLDFTYPKQHVYANLTLDMMLEKKKKVDQFVSTILLPYPFANEINKVLVFTENAEEIKIAKENGAAFVGGTELIQKILDDEINADFYIAVPEIIAKLLPLKNKLRKKFPKTNRNSLGRDIPKMLELFKAGHEYVVEEENRIETRIATNKRHGNSAEYDETIKHWRGEGT, encoded by the exons ATGGCGGCGCCCGGCAGGTGCTGCCTGCGGAGAC TTCTGGCTCAGTTTCCCAGGATTGATCAACGTACCTCAGTAGTTCCCTGTCTTGGAAACATACAGCGATCCATTAGACCCTATGCTGCTGCAAA AACTGCAAAAAAAGGTTCAAAGGATGCCAAGCAGAAAACTTCGGAAGCAGAGCcagcaaaaaaaaagaacactTACAGACGAAAGTTAGCAAGCAAGCCAGTGGATGATGTGTATTTAACATGGTTGTATGAAAGGCCAGTCTATGATGCAGAGGTGGCTGTGGACATGCTGAAGAAGTTTCAGCAGTTGGACTTCACTTACCCAAAACAACATGTATATGCTAACCTCACCCTGGATATGATGCTAGAGAAGAAG AAAAAAGTGGATCAGTTTGTCAGCACCATTCTTCTGCCATATCCTTTTGCAAACGAAATCAATAAAGTTTTGGTATTCACAGAG aaTGCAGAAGAAATTAAAATAGCAAAAGAAAATGGAGCTGCTTTTGTGGGAGGGACTGAATTAAtccaaaag ATTTTGGATGACGAAATCAATGCAGATTTTTACATAGCCGTTCCTGAAATAATAGCGAAGTTGctacctttaaaaaacaaactaagaaaaaAGTTTCCAAAGACTAACAGAA ATTCTCTGGGCCGTGACATTCCAAAAATGCTGGAACTCTTCAAAGCGGGCCATGAGTATGTGGTAGAAGAGGAGAACCGTATCGAGACAAGAATAGCAACG